A segment of the Candidatus Methylomirabilota bacterium genome:
AGCGATCCCGTGGCGATGATGGCGTGCTTGAAGCGAATCACCTGCGGCTCCTCGCCGCCGACCCTGATGCTCCGCGAGTCCTCGAAGGCGCCGCGCCCTCCGATGACCTCGACCTTCTTGGCCTTGGCAACGGAGGCAAGACCCCGCGAAAGCCTGCCCACGACGCGCTCCGCCTTCCACTTGCGCAGCGGGTCGAGTGAGATGCGCGGCTCGCCGAAGTCGAGGCCGAACTCCTTCGCGCGCTCGGCCTCGCCGATGACGGCGGCGACGTGGAGGAGTGCCTTGGACGGGATGCACCCCTCGTAGAGACACGCACCGCCCAGCCGCTTGCCCATGTCCACCACCACCGTCTCGAGCCCGAGCTCCGCACAGCGGAAAGCTGCGGAGTACCCGCCGGGCCCGCCGCCGAGGACGGCGACGTCCACCTCGTTGACCAGATCGCCCATCACCATGACAGCGGCCTTGACTCAATATGCATACTATGCATATAGTCAGACGTGGAGTTCGAGTGGGATGAAGCCAAACGGACTTGGAACCGGCAACTCCACGGCATCGACTTCGAAGAGGCCGCAACTGCCTTCTTCGATCCCTTGGCCGTCATACAGGTGAACGAGGTCCACTCGCACGACGAGCATCGGTTCCGACTGTTGTCCAGATCGCGGCAAGGCCGGCTCCTCGTAACCATCTTCACCGACAGGGAGCGGCGATATCGCATCATCTCTTCACGACCCGCAACCACACGGGAGACGAGGGACTATGAGAAAGGAATATGATTTCAGCAAGGCGAAACGGGCCAACTTTCGAAACCTACCTCCGTTCGACCAGATCGACCGGTACACCAAGGTTCGCATCACCATCTTCATCGACAATGACATCCTGAACTTCTTCAAGGCCCGGGCGGCCAAGCGCGGGAAGGCGCCATACCAGACCCAGATCAACCAGGCCTTACGCGAGTACATGGAAGGCAACCCGCCTCCGGGCAAAGGCGCACTGGTAGCCGACGACAAGCTCATTTCGCGCCTGGCTGAGCGAATCGCCGAGTACTCGGTGGCCAAGCGCAAGAAGCGGGCGAAGAAGTCCAAGTCCTGAACCCTACCACTCGACGAAGAGCGTCTCGGGCGCTTCCAGGCGGCGGATGATGGCCTGGGCGAAGCGGGCGCCGTCGGCGCCGTCGGCCACCCGGTGGTCGAAGGTGAGTGAGATGGGCAGCATCAGGCGCGGCACGATGTGACTGTTGCGCACCACGGCCTCCTCGCGGCCCCGCGCCACGCCGAGGATGGCGACCTCGGGGTAGTTGATGATAGGGATGGCGCCGGTGCCGCCCAGCGCGCCGATATTGGTGATGGTGAAGGTGCCGCCGCGGAGATCGTCGAGTGTCGCCTTGCCGTCCCTTACCCGCTGAGCCAGCGTGGCCAGCTCGCGCGCCAGCTCCATGACGGGCTTCTTGTCGGCATCGCGGATGACTGGAACGATCAGCCCCCGGTCCGTGGCCACCGCGATGCCCAGATGGCAGTAGCGCTTGACGATGAGCTCGCCGGCCGCCGCATCCAGGCTCGCGTTGAACTGCGGGTGCTCCGCCAGGGCCAGGGCCGCGGCCTTGAGGAGGAAGCTCGTGAGGGTCAGCGTGATGCCGCGCGCCTTGGCCGCCTCGAAGCTCCGCGTCACCATGGCGTTGAGATCGGTGATATCGGCCTTGTCGAAGTGCGTGACGTGCGGGATGAGCGCGGCGGAGAGCGCCATGCGGTCGGCGATGGTGCGCCGGAGATGCGAGAGCGCCTGGCGCTCGACGGGCCCCCACTGCTCGAAGTTGGGGAGGGGCGGCGGCTCGAGTCCAACGCGCGCCAGCGGCTTGGCGGGGCCCGCAGGCGCAGGCGAAGGTTTGGCGGCAGCGGGAGCAGGCTTGCCCACGGCGCCACGGACATCATCATCGGTGATGCGCCCACCGGGGCCAGTGCCACGCACGGCGGCGAGGTCCACGCCCATCTCGCGCGCCAGCCGGCGCGTCGACGGCGTCGCGGGGACGGGAGCGCCCTCCACCGGCGGCACGGCCTTGGCCTCGACGGCGGCCGCAGCGGGCTTGGCGGCAGCAGGAGCCGAGCGCGCCGGGGTAGCGCCTTCACCACCATCGGCAAAGGTCACCAGCGCCTGCCCCACCTTGACGGTCTGGCCCGGCTGCACGTGAATCTTCTCGACGCGGCCCCCAAAGGGCGACGGGATCTCGACCTGGGCCTTGTCGGTCTCCACTTCCAGGAGCGGAGCGTCCTCTTTCACGATGTCTCCCTCGCGGACGAGGACGGCACGGATCTCGGCTTCCACGAGGCCTTCACCGAGATCGGGGAGAACGAAGCTCCGAGCCATGGTCGGACTATTCCTGGCTCAGATGAGTCATGAACGTTTCCGTCGCATCATGTGGCCCCCTCACCCTGCCCTCTCCCCCGCGACGGGGGCGAGGGATGAGCACAGCCTCGTTCCGATCCCCCTCGCTCAATGGGGGAGAGGGTAGGGAACACGCTCGCCACGCTGTTCTCTTCGTTCTGATCCCTCTCCCCCACTGGGGGAGAGGGTAGGGTGAGGGGGTCAGGTGTTCGCGCATAGGCCGAGCTAGAGGCGATCGAGGGTGTCGACGGTACGCTCGCTCACCACGTTGCCGGTATTGAGCGTGCCCTTCGGCTCGAGCAGAAGGACATGGACCTCGTCGGTCAGCGCGACGGGACAGTGCTCGGTGCCCCTGGGCACCACGATGAACTCGCCCGGCCCGATCTCGCGGTCGCCGCTCTCGAGCCGCATGCGCAGACGTCCCTTGACCACGAGGAAGAGCTCGTCCTCATGGTCGTGGTGGTGCCAGACGAACTCGCCCTGCAGCTTGACGAGCTTGACGTGCATCTCGTTGACCTCGCCCACGATCTTGGGCGACCAGTGGTCGCTGAATCGCGAAAACTTCTCCGCGAGGTTGACGACGTCCATGGCGGTCAGAAGGTCAGGGTCTCGCGCGCGGCGGCCAGCACGCGCGCGACGTCGGGCACGGAGGCCTTCTCGCGCGCGAAGCCCACGAACGGCACGTCGTAGGCGGCCACGCGACGAATGGGCGCCTCCAGCGAGAGGAAGGCGCCGTCCATGATGCTGGCGGCGATCTCCGCCCCGGGCCCGAAACTCAAAGGCGCTTCATGCACGACGACGGCGCGCCCGGTCTTGGCCACCGAGGCCACGAGAGTTTCCCGGTCGAGCGGCGAGATGGTCAGGAGATCGATCACCTCGGGCGTCACCCCGTCCTCGGCCTGCAGGGTCTCCGCGGCCTCGAGGGCCACGCGCAGCATGGCGCCATAGGCGATCAGGGTGAGCCTGCTTCCCTCCTGAGCGATCTGGGCTCGGCCGATGGGCATCGCCTCGCTCTCGTCCGGCACTTCCTCCTTGGCCGCGTGGTAGAGGCCCTTGTGCTCGAAGAAGATGACGGGGTCCGGGTCGCGGATGGCCGCGGTGAGCAGGGCGCGCGCCGTGCGCGGCCCCGAGGGGATGACCATCTTGAGCCCCGGGATATGCGCGTAGAACTGCTCCTCGCTCTCCGAGTGGTGCTCGAGGGCGCGCACGCCGCCGCCGTAGGGCATGCGCACGACCATCTGGCAATGGAAGCGCCCCTGGGTCCGCTGCCGGTAGCGCGCGGCGTGATTCTCGATCTGGTGAAAGCACTGGAAGGCAAAGCCGGAGAACTGGATCTCGCAGATGGGCTTGAGGCCATAGATGGCCATGCCCACCGAGCACCCGATGATGGCGGCCTCGGCCAGCGGGGTGTCGATGACCCGGCGACTCCCAAAGCGCCGGTGGAGGTCCTCGGTCACCCGGAAGACGCCGCCGTCCACGCCCACGTCCTCGCCGATGGTGAGCACGTCCGGGTCTCGCTCCATCTCCTCGAGCAGGGCCAGGTTCAGGGCCTTGACCATGTTCAGTTTTGCCAACGGCTGGTCCTCCGCTGGCCCCGCATCGGCGGGGAGGTGGGCTCGGCTTCCGTCGGCGCGCCATTGCCCTCGGGCGCGGCGAGCCGCGCGGCCATCTCCGCACGCTCCGCCACCAGATGCGGTGGCAGCTCGGCGTACGCGTGCTCGAACATCCCGAGGGGATCGGCCTGGGGCATGGCCTCGAAGCGCTCGACGCCCCGGACAATCTCCTCGTCGATCTGCTCCTCGAGCGCGGGCTCGAGGAGATTCTTCTTCTCGAGATAGGCGCGGAAGCGCGTGAGGGGATCCTTCTGCTCCCAGGCCTTGACCTCCTCGTCGGTGCGGTACTTGGTCGGATCGTCGGCCGTGGTGTGGACGCCGAGCCGGTACGTGACGCACTCGATGAGGGTCGGTCCCTCCCCCGCCCGGGCCCGCTCGACGGCCTCGCGGCTTGCCGCGTAGACGGCGAGCACGTCATTGCCGTCCACCTGGATGCCCGGGAAACCGTAGGCGATCGCCTTCTGGGCGATGGTGCGCGAGTTGGTCTGCTTCTTGATCGGCACCGAGATGGCCCACTGGTTGTTCTGGCACAGGAAGACCACGGGCACGTGCCAGACACCCGCGAAGTTGCAGGCCTCGTGGAAGTCACCTTCGGAGGTCGCGCCGTCGCCGAAATACGTCATGACCACGGCATCCTCGCCCCGGTACTGGATCCCGTAGGCGATGCCGACGGCGTGCGGGAGCTGGGTGGCGACGGGGATGGTCACGGGCAGGTCGCGCTGCTCCGGACCCGGCGAGCTCCCCTCCAGGCGTCCGGCGTAGAGGGAGAGGAGCGTCTCGATGGGCCAACCGCGCCAGAGCATGGAGGCGGTTTCCCGGAAGGAAGGCACGACCCAGTCCGTGGGCTTGAGCGTGAACACGCTGCCGATCTGAGAGGCCTCCTGGCCCTTGATTGGGGCAAAGGTCCCGATGCGGCCCTGACGCTGGAGCCTGAGCATGCGCTCGTCGAGCCGGCGCCCGAGCACCATGGCCCGGT
Coding sequences within it:
- a CDS encoding NAD(P)/FAD-dependent oxidoreductase, with amino-acid sequence MVMGDLVNEVDVAVLGGGPGGYSAAFRCAELGLETVVVDMGKRLGGACLYEGCIPSKALLHVAAVIGEAERAKEFGLDFGEPRISLDPLRKWKAERVVGRLSRGLASVAKAKKVEVIGGRGAFEDSRSIRVGGEEPQVIRFKHAIIATGSLPSRVPGLDLVSDRIMDSTGALEVPEIPERLLVIGGGYIGLELGQVYAALGSRVTVVEMTDGLLPGADRELVQPLQRRCEKMFAAI
- a CDS encoding alpha-ketoacid dehydrogenase subunit beta, yielding MAKLNMVKALNLALLEEMERDPDVLTIGEDVGVDGGVFRVTEDLHRRFGSRRVIDTPLAEAAIIGCSVGMAIYGLKPICEIQFSGFAFQCFHQIENHAARYRQRTQGRFHCQMVVRMPYGGGVRALEHHSESEEQFYAHIPGLKMVIPSGPRTARALLTAAIRDPDPVIFFEHKGLYHAAKEEVPDESEAMPIGRAQIAQEGSRLTLIAYGAMLRVALEAAETLQAEDGVTPEVIDLLTISPLDRETLVASVAKTGRAVVVHEAPLSFGPGAEIAASIMDGAFLSLEAPIRRVAAYDVPFVGFAREKASVPDVARVLAAARETLTF
- a CDS encoding cupin domain-containing protein; translated protein: MDVVNLAEKFSRFSDHWSPKIVGEVNEMHVKLVKLQGEFVWHHHDHEDELFLVVKGRLRMRLESGDREIGPGEFIVVPRGTEHCPVALTDEVHVLLLEPKGTLNTGNVVSERTVDTLDRL
- a CDS encoding BrnA antitoxin family protein yields the protein MRKEYDFSKAKRANFRNLPPFDQIDRYTKVRITIFIDNDILNFFKARAAKRGKAPYQTQINQALREYMEGNPPPGKGALVADDKLISRLAERIAEYSVAKRKKRAKKSKS
- a CDS encoding dihydrolipoamide acetyltransferase family protein is translated as MARSFVLPDLGEGLVEAEIRAVLVREGDIVKEDAPLLEVETDKAQVEIPSPFGGRVEKIHVQPGQTVKVGQALVTFADGGEGATPARSAPAAAKPAAAAVEAKAVPPVEGAPVPATPSTRRLAREMGVDLAAVRGTGPGGRITDDDVRGAVGKPAPAAAKPSPAPAGPAKPLARVGLEPPPLPNFEQWGPVERQALSHLRRTIADRMALSAALIPHVTHFDKADITDLNAMVTRSFEAAKARGITLTLTSFLLKAAALALAEHPQFNASLDAAAGELIVKRYCHLGIAVATDRGLIVPVIRDADKKPVMELARELATLAQRVRDGKATLDDLRGGTFTITNIGALGGTGAIPIINYPEVAILGVARGREEAVVRNSHIVPRLMLPISLTFDHRVADGADGARFAQAIIRRLEAPETLFVEW
- the pdhA gene encoding pyruvate dehydrogenase (acetyl-transferring) E1 component subunit alpha; the encoded protein is MPRTLIEPQSPIERLSILDSEGNLDTALEPKLSADDLKRLYRAMVLGRRLDERMLRLQRQGRIGTFAPIKGQEASQIGSVFTLKPTDWVVPSFRETASMLWRGWPIETLLSLYAGRLEGSSPGPEQRDLPVTIPVATQLPHAVGIAYGIQYRGEDAVVMTYFGDGATSEGDFHEACNFAGVWHVPVVFLCQNNQWAISVPIKKQTNSRTIAQKAIAYGFPGIQVDGNDVLAVYAASREAVERARAGEGPTLIECVTYRLGVHTTADDPTKYRTDEEVKAWEQKDPLTRFRAYLEKKNLLEPALEEQIDEEIVRGVERFEAMPQADPLGMFEHAYAELPPHLVAERAEMAARLAAPEGNGAPTEAEPTSPPMRGQRRTSRWQN